In Gemmatimonadota bacterium, a single window of DNA contains:
- a CDS encoding phytanoyl-CoA dioxygenase family protein, with amino-acid sequence MEDLETQQYLLDLQGYLVVENVLTADEVATLNELFDRQKLPPPGETQRFGSAPDGPGFLQWGKPFCDLLDHPQIMSILRFRLGDCFRLDRLYGMYMKAGMGRGRLHADYGAMSPISGSMPGKYFNFPKHEITDGFMVVAWSLTDAGPDHGGFCCIPGSHKSNYRLPQKIFDAPEKSPLIIIPHAPAGSAILFSEALTHGTSAWYSKHERRSLLYKYCVAHTAWRPNRVQPPTNTELTPRQQILFREPAEPHRHFPSLFE; translated from the coding sequence ATGGAGGACCTTGAAACACAACAATACCTGCTCGACTTGCAGGGCTATCTCGTCGTTGAAAACGTCTTAACCGCAGACGAAGTAGCAACACTCAATGAACTATTTGACCGACAAAAACTGCCCCCACCGGGCGAAACGCAGCGATTTGGCAGCGCGCCAGACGGGCCGGGCTTTCTGCAATGGGGAAAACCCTTTTGCGACCTCCTTGATCACCCTCAAATTATGTCTATATTGCGCTTCCGATTGGGCGACTGCTTTCGCCTTGACCGCCTCTATGGCATGTACATGAAAGCGGGCATGGGAAGAGGGCGTCTGCACGCCGACTACGGCGCCATGTCACCCATTTCTGGATCGATGCCGGGCAAATACTTTAATTTTCCCAAACACGAGATCACCGACGGATTCATGGTTGTAGCGTGGAGCCTCACAGACGCAGGGCCAGACCACGGGGGATTCTGCTGCATTCCCGGTAGCCACAAAAGCAACTACCGATTACCCCAAAAGATATTCGATGCCCCCGAAAAATCGCCCCTTATAATCATTCCACATGCACCTGCTGGCTCCGCTATTTTATTTTCCGAAGCTCTAACGCACGGGACATCGGCCTGGTACAGCAAGCACGAACGCCGCTCTCTCCTTTACAAATATTGCGTAGCGCACACAGCCTGGAGACCCAATCGCGTCCAACCGCCAACCAACACAGAACTGACACCGCGCCAGCAGATACTCTTCAGAGAGCCAGCAGAACCCCATCGTCACTTTCCATCGCTCTTTGAGTGA
- a CDS encoding mandelate racemase/muconate lactonizing enzyme family protein — protein sequence MKIKNYETYVLGTPWRNLTYVFIELEDGTRGVGEARVLGKTHTVLEFLKDTRRHFIGHNVYDIEDLYCRFTLHDFGVPGEVVMTGLALVEMACWDCIGKLTNQPVYNLIGGKTIERVPAYANGWYTVERSPEEFAKAAQKVIDRGYIGLKFDPFGNGNLELTRDEFFKSVELIEAVHSVVGDRVQIFVEMHGRFASHQAIEIAKAIEHLRPGWIEEPTRPEDLGALTKVAQHTSIPIATGERLYKAAEFRDLFPMRVVDIIQPDLNQCGGLLETKKIASTAETYNVMVAPHNVGGIITTVATLHLMATLRNGKVLEHFNDFADEHVKRAGTPYPEVVDGHFELPGGPGWGVEIDIDFLRQHDGDKIDGIYADPGLNMFVNADWAKREQDQYNI from the coding sequence TTGAAAATCAAAAATTACGAAACTTATGTGCTGGGAACGCCCTGGCGCAATTTGACGTATGTATTTATCGAATTGGAAGACGGCACGCGCGGAGTTGGGGAAGCACGCGTCCTGGGCAAAACACATACCGTGCTGGAGTTTCTGAAAGATACCAGACGACATTTTATCGGGCACAATGTGTACGATATAGAGGACCTATATTGTCGATTCACACTCCACGATTTTGGTGTGCCAGGTGAAGTTGTGATGACGGGGCTGGCACTCGTAGAGATGGCGTGCTGGGATTGCATTGGCAAATTGACCAATCAGCCCGTGTACAATCTCATCGGCGGCAAAACCATTGAACGCGTACCCGCTTATGCAAATGGCTGGTACACAGTGGAGCGTTCGCCAGAAGAATTTGCCAAAGCAGCTCAAAAAGTGATCGACCGCGGATATATCGGTCTAAAATTTGATCCATTTGGTAATGGCAACCTGGAACTGACGCGCGACGAATTTTTCAAATCCGTTGAATTGATCGAAGCCGTGCATTCCGTCGTGGGTGACCGCGTACAGATATTTGTGGAAATGCACGGTCGGTTCGCGTCCCATCAAGCCATCGAAATCGCCAAAGCAATTGAACACCTGCGTCCGGGATGGATTGAAGAACCGACGCGTCCGGAAGACCTGGGCGCATTGACCAAAGTAGCGCAACATACATCCATCCCAATTGCGACCGGAGAACGGCTTTACAAAGCCGCGGAATTTAGAGACCTATTTCCCATGCGGGTCGTGGATATCATCCAGCCGGATCTGAACCAGTGTGGCGGCCTGCTGGAAACCAAGAAAATCGCCTCCACGGCTGAAACCTACAACGTGATGGTTGCGCCACACAATGTCGGCGGAATTATCACCACAGTTGCGACCCTTCACTTGATGGCAACCCTCCGCAATGGCAAAGTGCTCGAACACTTTAATGATTTTGCAGATGAGCACGTCAAACGCGCGGGAACGCCGTACCCCGAAGTCGTAGATGGTCATTTCGAATTGCCCGGTGGCCCGGGCTGGGGCGTAGAGATCGACATCGACTTCTTGCGACAGCACGACGGCGACAAAATAGACGGCATATACGCCGATCCCGGCCTGAACATGTTTGTCAACGCCGACTGGGCCAAACGGGAACAGGACCAGTATAACATATGA
- the ispD gene encoding 2-C-methyl-D-erythritol 4-phosphate cytidylyltransferase, whose translation MNYAIILAAGSGKRMGTHIPKQFLDLAGRPVLAWTLTAFERADRIDRVVLVVGREDIDTCREQFGKKKFSKVVEVIAGGAERQDSVACGLHAIPQDADVVAIHDGARAYVTPEEINAVVLAATEHGAAVLGTPVTDTIKRVQGDQVAKTLDRSTLRAVQTPQAFRRDVIFRAHRAARESGYLGTDDTALVERLGEAVTIVPGRADNIKITSIEDLDMGLHILEQRGEVTPTLRIGQGYDAHQLAEDRALILGGVHIPHEKGLQGHSDADVLTHVVIDALLGALGAGDIGQLFPDTDAAYKDISSLTLLAHVTHILKESHAQVLNVDATVMAQRPKLSPYIEQMRENIARALEVSVDLISVKATTTEYMGFIGREEGIAAQAVALIKSY comes from the coding sequence ATGAACTACGCCATCATTCTCGCTGCTGGATCGGGAAAACGAATGGGCACGCATATTCCCAAGCAATTTCTCGACCTTGCCGGACGTCCCGTATTGGCCTGGACATTGACCGCATTTGAACGCGCAGACCGCATTGACCGCGTTGTGCTGGTCGTGGGGCGTGAGGACATCGATACTTGTCGAGAACAATTCGGAAAGAAAAAATTTTCCAAAGTCGTCGAAGTGATCGCTGGCGGTGCAGAACGACAGGATTCTGTGGCCTGCGGCCTACACGCGATCCCGCAAGATGCCGACGTAGTTGCTATCCACGATGGCGCGCGAGCTTATGTAACACCCGAAGAGATCAATGCCGTAGTCCTGGCAGCAACTGAACACGGCGCCGCTGTTTTGGGTACACCAGTAACAGATACAATAAAACGCGTGCAGGGCGATCAAGTCGCAAAAACTCTGGACAGATCGACATTGCGAGCCGTGCAAACACCCCAGGCATTTCGCCGCGACGTGATCTTCCGCGCCCATCGTGCCGCACGCGAATCGGGATATCTGGGCACAGATGATACGGCTCTGGTAGAGCGTTTGGGCGAAGCAGTAACCATTGTGCCCGGGCGAGCGGACAATATCAAAATTACATCGATAGAAGACCTCGACATGGGTTTGCACATTTTAGAACAACGAGGCGAAGTGACACCGACATTGCGAATTGGTCAGGGCTATGACGCGCATCAACTCGCGGAGGACCGTGCGCTAATTTTGGGTGGCGTACACATTCCCCACGAAAAAGGGCTACAGGGTCACTCAGATGCAGATGTATTGACCCATGTCGTCATCGATGCCCTGTTGGGCGCACTGGGTGCCGGCGACATTGGTCAACTCTTTCCCGATACAGACGCCGCGTACAAAGATATATCGAGTCTCACATTGCTGGCGCACGTGACTCACATCCTGAAAGAATCACACGCGCAGGTGCTCAATGTGGATGCAACCGTGATGGCGCAACGCCCAAAACTATCGCCGTATATTGAACAAATGCGCGAAAACATAGCACGCGCATTGGAAGTGTCGGTTGACCTCATATCGGTAAAAGCAACCACAACCGAATACATGGGTTTTATCGGACGCGAAGAAGGCATAGCAGCACAGGCGGTAGCGTTAATAAAAAGTTATTGA
- a CDS encoding sugar phosphate isomerase/epimerase, with amino-acid sequence MMELVIGSTTRPLNALSFAEACEHIASAGYTDVAVFAHDGVIPVNNESSAAQIAAAKKAATQAGVNPSMLLGRALLEHGVDGAADAYKQLLDNAAELGAKWILELGTGKKEYYGIYPEVMRRAAEHADTLDLGISLKPHGGISLTAKELIDLYHQVNHPAFAVSYDPGNIIHYTRGEVRPEQEVDDIAKYTSTAIVKDCALDSENNPNVQTTAGDGEVDFHRILSGLIGGGFTGPLYVECVGSKTPEGIDRDLAFTLGYIRGILSSTGCC; translated from the coding sequence ATGATGGAACTGGTCATTGGCAGCACAACGCGACCTCTCAACGCCCTGTCATTTGCAGAGGCGTGTGAACACATCGCAAGCGCTGGATATACAGACGTAGCTGTATTTGCACACGATGGGGTTATACCCGTAAATAATGAAAGCAGTGCCGCGCAAATCGCAGCCGCCAAAAAAGCCGCTACCCAGGCGGGCGTCAATCCATCCATGTTGCTCGGCAGAGCGCTGTTGGAGCACGGTGTGGATGGTGCAGCAGATGCGTATAAACAATTATTGGATAACGCCGCCGAACTCGGCGCAAAGTGGATATTGGAATTGGGAACGGGAAAAAAAGAATATTACGGCATCTATCCCGAAGTCATGCGCCGTGCAGCCGAACACGCGGATACCTTAGATCTGGGCATCTCCCTCAAGCCTCATGGGGGTATCAGCCTGACAGCAAAAGAATTGATCGATCTGTATCACCAGGTCAATCACCCCGCATTTGCGGTAAGCTACGACCCGGGCAACATCATTCACTACACGCGCGGCGAAGTGCGCCCAGAGCAGGAAGTGGATGATATTGCAAAATACACCTCAACAGCGATTGTAAAAGATTGTGCATTGGACTCTGAGAACAACCCCAATGTACAGACCACAGCAGGAGATGGTGAAGTCGATTTTCACCGCATCTTATCCGGACTAATCGGCGGGGGATTCACAGGTCCACTCTACGTAGAATGCGTCGGCTCCAAAACGCCTGAAGGTATCGACCGTGACCTCGCATTCACGCTCGGATATATCAGAGGCATCTTGTCGAGCACAGGGTGTTGCTAA
- a CDS encoding Na+/H+ antiporter NhaC family protein: protein MSDLLKNPIVRVIFALIFAVVLVSVLPGNRERVLHEQLLTAIPKLAEQFGDHQWMLSPDADRVLQKAFAEAQGRRPDASSEGIEIVFRGVAISEGYHLVAVRGSDERGEVLSPVTAWSLFPPVAAILVAIISGRLILGLSLSILAGGFLASLGEPLYYLPVVALQKSLIGYVWTPLESSFQLYILAFTAGLIGMVRVTTLSGGNRGIANVLSRRAEGARSTRLAAFFMGLAIFFDDYANSIVVGSTLRPIADRFRVSREKLAYIVDSTAAPIAGIAIISTWIGYEVSLFQDLMTDLKTGLSGYQLFFNALPLRFYCLLTLTFVLLSAYLRRDYGPMLAAERRAQTTGQVMRPGATPMTGRAQDEIGPVEGVRPVWWAAILPVILVIVCVIGGMAFDTWDHERVLAARRDYGLMSSAFWSACFSNANTAQVLFVAAMLGSALAIAIAITRRQVETGARVISVGDAVSTWARGIVGVWYAIVILILAWAIKEVCADAGTSTYLTAALSPLISPGLLPLLIFLLAALVAFSIGTSWTTMAILIPTVVPLAHAVGGLPLTILAAAAVLDGAIFGDHCSPISDTTVMASIASSCDHLDHVKTQLPYALTTMSVAGIFGYLGTALIYPGWIGLVLGLITIPIILLAIGKNPDG from the coding sequence TTGTCTGATCTTTTAAAAAATCCAATTGTCCGGGTTATTTTTGCGCTTATTTTTGCGGTGGTTCTGGTGAGCGTTTTGCCGGGGAACCGGGAGCGCGTTTTACACGAGCAACTGTTGACTGCGATTCCCAAATTGGCGGAACAGTTCGGCGATCATCAGTGGATGCTATCGCCAGATGCGGATCGCGTGTTGCAGAAGGCTTTTGCCGAAGCACAAGGTCGTCGGCCTGATGCGTCTTCTGAAGGTATAGAAATTGTATTTCGCGGCGTGGCAATCTCCGAGGGTTATCACCTCGTTGCTGTGCGCGGTTCTGATGAACGAGGAGAAGTTTTGTCGCCTGTTACGGCGTGGAGTCTTTTTCCACCTGTTGCTGCGATTCTGGTGGCTATTATCAGCGGGCGTCTTATTCTGGGGCTTTCGCTTTCTATTCTCGCGGGGGGATTTCTCGCGTCGCTGGGTGAACCCCTTTATTATTTGCCGGTTGTTGCGCTGCAAAAATCCCTGATTGGCTATGTTTGGACGCCTTTGGAAAGTTCGTTTCAGCTCTATATTCTCGCGTTTACTGCAGGGCTTATCGGTATGGTGCGCGTTACCACGCTTTCGGGTGGCAATCGCGGTATTGCCAATGTGCTTTCCCGACGTGCCGAGGGCGCGCGTTCAACGCGGTTGGCGGCATTTTTTATGGGGCTTGCTATCTTTTTTGACGATTATGCAAATTCTATTGTGGTGGGTTCTACTTTGCGCCCGATAGCGGACCGATTCAGGGTGTCGCGGGAAAAACTCGCGTATATTGTCGATTCAACTGCCGCCCCTATCGCGGGTATTGCGATTATCAGTACGTGGATTGGATACGAAGTTAGCCTTTTTCAGGATTTAATGACGGATCTCAAGACCGGGTTGTCGGGATACCAGCTTTTTTTTAATGCTCTGCCTTTGCGTTTCTATTGTTTGCTTACGCTTACTTTTGTGTTGCTTTCTGCTTATCTGCGCCGCGATTACGGGCCTATGCTCGCCGCAGAACGCCGCGCACAAACAACGGGTCAGGTGATGCGCCCTGGCGCGACGCCAATGACCGGACGAGCACAGGACGAAATTGGTCCTGTTGAGGGCGTCCGTCCCGTGTGGTGGGCGGCTATTTTGCCCGTAATTCTCGTTATTGTGTGCGTCATTGGGGGGATGGCTTTTGATACTTGGGATCACGAGAGGGTTCTCGCTGCGCGGCGGGATTATGGCTTGATGAGTAGCGCGTTTTGGAGTGCGTGTTTTTCAAATGCCAATACTGCGCAGGTTCTTTTTGTGGCGGCAATGCTCGGTTCTGCACTCGCGATTGCGATAGCTATTACGCGCAGGCAGGTTGAGACGGGTGCGCGGGTTATTTCTGTGGGGGATGCTGTTTCGACATGGGCGCGCGGTATTGTCGGCGTGTGGTATGCGATTGTTATTCTGATTCTCGCATGGGCGATCAAAGAGGTCTGTGCAGATGCGGGTACGTCAACTTATCTCACCGCGGCACTTTCTCCGCTTATTTCTCCGGGGCTGCTGCCTTTGCTGATTTTTCTGCTCGCTGCTCTTGTTGCATTTTCAATTGGCACGTCCTGGACGACGATGGCGATTCTCATTCCTACAGTTGTTCCGCTCGCACATGCGGTGGGGGGGCTACCACTGACGATACTGGCAGCCGCGGCTGTGCTTGATGGGGCGATTTTTGGCGATCATTGCTCGCCTATTAGCGATACTACGGTGATGGCGAGTATCGCGTCGTCGTGTGACCACCTTGATCACGTTAAAACACAACTTCCCTACGCGCTCACGACGATGAGTGTCGCGGGTATTTTTGGCTATTTGGGGACGGCGCTGATTTATCCAGGGTGGATTGGTCTCGTTCTGGGCCTGATTACCATTCCAATAATTCTTCTCGCTATAGGCAAAAATCCGGATGGATAG
- the queA gene encoding tRNA preQ1(34) S-adenosylmethionine ribosyltransferase-isomerase QueA produces the protein MKRSDFYYELPNHLIAQYPTAERDGSRLMVANRTHREIVHRTFRELPNFLRAGDCLVLNETRVFPARLKGYRPITRGAVELLLLHPNGDSWEVMARPGRRLRIGAEIAFEGSDLIATVEDVLDSGNRRVRFEGKGSLDELLKTHGHVPLPPYIRREDCASDKERYQTVYARVRGSVAAPTAGLHFTPVLLAKIEALGISLARILLHVGPGTFKPVKADDVRDHKMGAEFWKIDESAAETVNRCRANGGRVIAVGTTSVRTLESAAVKIGSNWQLKSGSDWTHIFIYPPYNFRLVDGLITNFHLPESTLLMLIAAFMGRDFAMRAYREAVREAYRFYSYGDAMMIL, from the coding sequence GTGAAACGTTCTGATTTTTATTACGAATTACCCAATCACCTGATCGCACAATACCCAACGGCTGAGCGCGATGGATCGCGTTTGATGGTAGCAAATCGCACGCACCGCGAGATTGTACATCGAACATTTCGAGAACTGCCCAACTTTTTGCGCGCAGGCGATTGTCTGGTATTGAACGAAACGCGGGTATTTCCCGCGCGTCTAAAAGGATACCGGCCAATCACTCGAGGTGCAGTAGAACTTTTGCTCCTGCATCCCAATGGCGATAGCTGGGAAGTAATGGCGCGGCCTGGACGGCGATTGCGAATTGGGGCTGAAATTGCTTTTGAAGGATCTGACCTGATTGCCACGGTCGAAGACGTACTCGATTCGGGCAACCGCCGCGTGCGGTTTGAGGGCAAAGGATCGCTGGATGAACTCCTAAAAACACATGGCCATGTACCATTGCCGCCCTATATTCGGCGGGAAGATTGCGCCTCTGACAAAGAGCGGTATCAGACGGTCTATGCGCGCGTGCGCGGGTCTGTCGCTGCTCCCACTGCGGGGCTTCATTTTACCCCCGTTCTGTTGGCAAAAATTGAAGCATTGGGCATAAGTTTAGCGCGAATCCTGCTACATGTAGGACCCGGCACATTCAAACCAGTGAAAGCAGACGATGTGCGCGATCACAAAATGGGTGCGGAATTTTGGAAAATTGATGAAAGCGCGGCAGAAACCGTCAATCGATGCCGGGCAAATGGCGGGCGCGTCATCGCAGTGGGAACGACATCGGTGCGAACACTCGAGTCCGCAGCAGTAAAAATCGGATCAAATTGGCAACTAAAATCCGGCTCGGACTGGACGCATATCTTTATCTATCCACCCTACAATTTTCGATTGGTAGATGGTCTAATCACAAATTTCCATCTGCCAGAATCTACTTTACTCATGCTCATCGCCGCATTCATGGGGCGCGATTTTGCGATGCGAGCATATCGGGAAGCCGTGCGCGAAGCCTATCGGTTTTACAGTTATGGCGATGCAATGATGATATTATAG
- a CDS encoding DedA family protein has protein sequence MDLLCSLFKNVIASCVTSKGYKLEYFTELWNSFFPYFTELWNSFLAYLRDQPPEWIYFFLFLGAFLENIVPIIPGDTLIVFGAYLAGIGIIAVWPAYFAMWIGSAVGCLLLYAIAFVKGRSFFLRLNIKFLNEENLHRTETWFNRYGDKIVIFNRFLPAVRIFVGIVAGISQMHPLRMTLYVLFGTLLWNSLLIYFGFTVGENWQIVVAVLKTYNRILAILMVVGILGFWWWRRKKKQREK, from the coding sequence ATTGACTTATTGTGCAGTTTATTCAAAAATGTAATCGCCTCCTGTGTCACATCCAAAGGATACAAATTGGAGTACTTTACTGAACTCTGGAATTCTTTTTTTCCTTACTTTACTGAACTCTGGAATTCTTTTCTCGCCTATTTGAGAGACCAACCACCAGAGTGGATTTACTTTTTTTTGTTTCTGGGTGCTTTTTTAGAGAACATAGTACCTATCATTCCCGGTGATACCCTGATTGTATTCGGCGCATATTTGGCCGGCATTGGAATAATCGCTGTCTGGCCTGCGTATTTTGCAATGTGGATAGGCAGCGCAGTGGGCTGTTTGCTCCTTTACGCCATCGCATTTGTAAAAGGGCGATCGTTCTTCTTGCGGTTGAATATAAAGTTCTTGAATGAAGAAAACCTGCACCGCACCGAAACATGGTTCAATCGCTATGGCGACAAAATCGTCATTTTCAACCGCTTTTTGCCCGCTGTGCGGATATTTGTCGGTATTGTGGCTGGCATCAGCCAGATGCACCCCCTGCGCATGACGCTTTACGTGTTATTTGGCACATTATTGTGGAATAGTCTGCTGATCTACTTTGGCTTTACGGTCGGCGAAAACTGGCAAATCGTAGTCGCTGTACTGAAAACTTATAATCGCATACTGGCAATTTTAATGGTTGTGGGCATACTCGGATTCTGGTGGTGGCGACGAAAAAAAAAGCAGAGAGAAAAATGA
- a CDS encoding TIM barrel protein: protein MTIQEQLHYEQVNDESLSFLKAIGVDYLTINPSMDMRDGKDRRAYWEDMRDRAADHGLVLRNAASYGWDEFTLGLEDRDEKIDAWCMFIRNLGEAGIPTLGYNFKPIGNFRTESATGRGGVKYSTFDYDEWASERVYVPDKVISEAGMWENIEYFLKRVIPVAEEYGVRMALHPDDPPIPEPMGGAARIVSTLEQYHRIFDLAPSSCNAMLFCQGCVAEMGEDVCEAIRDIGGRDKIVYVHFRDIQGTPRSFREVFIDEGQNDMHQAMQTYKDVGFNGPFMMDHTPRFWQSGTEWAGRAFAVGYMRALIQVVY from the coding sequence ATGACGATTCAGGAGCAGTTGCACTACGAGCAGGTCAATGATGAATCGCTGAGTTTTCTCAAAGCGATTGGCGTTGACTATCTGACGATCAATCCGTCGATGGATATGCGCGATGGCAAGGACCGCCGCGCGTACTGGGAAGATATGCGAGATAGAGCTGCCGATCACGGCCTGGTTTTGAGGAATGCCGCCAGCTATGGTTGGGATGAATTTACTCTGGGATTGGAAGACCGGGATGAAAAAATTGATGCCTGGTGTATGTTTATCCGCAATTTGGGTGAGGCAGGTATTCCCACTCTGGGATACAATTTTAAGCCGATTGGCAATTTTCGCACAGAGTCGGCGACGGGTCGCGGCGGCGTCAAATACAGCACGTTTGATTACGACGAATGGGCGAGCGAGCGCGTGTATGTGCCCGACAAAGTAATTTCAGAAGCCGGCATGTGGGAAAATATCGAATACTTTTTGAAGCGCGTAATACCCGTGGCCGAGGAATACGGCGTGAGGATGGCATTGCATCCGGATGATCCGCCCATTCCCGAACCGATGGGCGGAGCCGCGCGTATTGTATCGACATTGGAGCAATATCATCGCATCTTTGACCTTGCTCCCAGTTCGTGTAATGCCATGCTATTTTGTCAGGGGTGCGTGGCTGAAATGGGCGAAGATGTTTGCGAAGCGATCCGCGATATTGGCGGTCGGGACAAAATTGTGTATGTGCATTTTCGAGATATTCAAGGTACGCCGAGAAGTTTTCGAGAGGTGTTTATCGATGAGGGGCAAAACGATATGCACCAGGCGATGCAGACCTACAAGGACGTGGGGTTTAACGGTCCGTTTATGATGGACCACACCCCCAGGTTCTGGCAATCGGGTACTGAGTGGGCAGGGCGCGCATTTGCCGTGGGGTACATGCGCGCATTGATTCAGGTGGTTTATTGA
- a CDS encoding ion transporter, translating to MTAKTHLYAILEKAEEGDLLSRIVDLFIITLIVLNVTMVILETVEGINETYGEFIELFETICVLIFTVEYLLRIWCCTADKKFARSLTGRLAFMLTPLALIDFIAIFPYYVFLLVTIPPEYTLPLRLLRLFRLLKVGRYSHSMQMFGRVIWQKRHELYIVAFALTLLLVIVSSLMYFVEHYAQPEAFSSIPTTMWWGIVTLTTVGYGDVFPITSLGKFLGAIIAVLGVGMFALPAGILSSGFVEAMQESHRENKCPHCGKDLNNHG from the coding sequence ATGACCGCAAAAACACACTTGTACGCAATCCTGGAAAAAGCCGAAGAAGGTGATCTGCTGAGCCGCATAGTTGATCTTTTTATAATCACCCTCATCGTCCTGAATGTGACAATGGTCATACTCGAAACCGTCGAGGGAATTAATGAGACTTATGGCGAGTTTATCGAGCTTTTTGAAACTATATGCGTGCTGATCTTCACCGTTGAATACCTGCTGCGTATCTGGTGTTGTACCGCAGATAAAAAATTTGCGCGCTCCCTGACTGGGCGGTTGGCATTTATGCTGACGCCTCTGGCACTGATTGATTTCATCGCCATATTTCCCTATTATGTCTTTTTACTCGTCACAATACCGCCCGAATATACGCTGCCCCTGCGCTTGTTGCGATTATTTCGCCTGCTCAAAGTGGGCCGCTATTCGCATTCAATGCAAATGTTTGGCCGGGTAATATGGCAAAAACGCCATGAACTTTATATCGTAGCATTTGCATTGACGCTCTTATTAGTCATCGTATCCAGCCTGATGTATTTTGTCGAACACTATGCACAACCCGAAGCCTTTTCGAGTATTCCAACAACCATGTGGTGGGGAATAGTAACCCTGACAACCGTGGGCTATGGCGATGTCTTTCCCATAACGTCATTGGGCAAATTCCTGGGGGCAATAATTGCCGTACTGGGCGTTGGGATGTTTGCCTTACCCGCCGGCATCTTGAGTTCTGGCTTTGTCGAAGCCATGCAGGAATCTCATCGCGAAAATAAATGCCCGCATTGCGGGAAAGACCTTAACAACCACGGGTAA
- a CDS encoding Gfo/Idh/MocA family oxidoreductase: protein MVGGGGMAGGWINRMTQKFGDRIKIIGLVDVNRDVLDRQAQTLGLSKDQLFTSHEDAVSAVNADFCGVATPPPFHAPATVAALEAGMPVISEKPIADTLDAAKDMVRAAQKTGLPCAIIQNYRYARNKQELVRIRDEGRLGRLQHIVGRYACDYREFESWGKAWRHTMEFGLLFEGSVHHFDMLRFLSGGDPDTLMGFGWNPEWSSFDHHSSGMYLVNMDNGTHAFYEGNSSAAGITNCWHREHYRAEFEEGTVEIAEGATVTIHRVGQEPEVYEAPEIEWEGHDHLFDEFLDWLDGGPPSETRIEKNIISYAMVIAAMETTLDGQPKKIADYVSDLDL, encoded by the coding sequence ATGGTGGGCGGTGGTGGTATGGCAGGGGGCTGGATCAATCGCATGACGCAAAAATTTGGAGATCGCATCAAAATTATCGGTCTCGTCGATGTCAATCGGGATGTGCTGGATCGTCAGGCGCAGACACTTGGTCTGTCTAAAGATCAACTTTTTACTTCACACGAAGATGCTGTGTCCGCTGTCAATGCCGATTTTTGTGGTGTGGCAACACCGCCGCCGTTTCACGCGCCGGCAACAGTTGCCGCGCTTGAGGCGGGCATGCCCGTGATATCTGAGAAGCCGATTGCAGATACGCTCGATGCGGCTAAAGACATGGTTCGCGCTGCCCAAAAGACGGGCTTGCCCTGCGCCATTATTCAAAATTATCGCTATGCCCGAAATAAGCAGGAACTCGTTCGAATTCGCGATGAGGGACGCCTCGGTCGGCTGCAGCATATTGTTGGACGATATGCTTGCGATTACCGAGAATTTGAGTCGTGGGGCAAAGCCTGGCGGCATACGATGGAATTTGGTCTTCTCTTTGAAGGCTCGGTGCATCATTTTGACATGCTGCGTTTTCTTTCAGGTGGCGATCCCGATACGCTTATGGGATTTGGCTGGAATCCCGAATGGTCGAGTTTTGATCACCATTCGAGCGGGATGTATCTCGTGAATATGGACAATGGTACGCATGCGTTTTACGAGGGTAATAGCTCAGCGGCGGGTATTACCAACTGCTGGCATCGGGAACACTACCGCGCTGAATTTGAAGAGGGGACGGTCGAGATTGCCGAGGGTGCTACTGTGACTATTCACCGCGTTGGGCAAGAGCCAGAAGTTTATGAAGCGCCTGAAATTGAATGGGAAGGTCACGATCATCTTTTCGATGAGTTTCTCGACTGGCTCGATGGGGGGCCGCCTTCCGAGACGCGCATTGAAAAAAATATTATTTCGTATGCTATGGTCATCGCCGCAATGGAGACGACGCTGGATGGACAGCCGAAGAAAATCGCAGATTATGTTTCGGATCTCGATTTGTAG